The sequence below is a genomic window from Brevibacillus laterosporus.
CGTTAACTTTGTTGCATATACCGGCACATTAAGGTGACGCAATACGTAACTTAGTCCTCCAATATGATCTTCATGTCCATGTGTAATGATAATTCCGCGTACTTTATCACGATTTTCTTCCAGATAGGTAATATCGGGAATTACCATGTCGATCCCCAACATTTCCTCCTCTGGAAATTTAAGACCAGCGTCAATAACGACGATGTCATCATCGGTCTCTACTACGTACATGTTCTTACCGATTTCGCCAACTCCGCCCAGGGCGAAAATAAGAACATTTTGATTCAACTTAGACAATGAATGTACCTCCTATATTTAGTTGTCAAATTACTCCTCAAATTAAACCGCCCCAAATCGCTTATCCCTATTATATCCGAATTAAAAACAGGAATACAAGTAAGAAAAGCATATATAGAAATTTATCTAAGTGTTATTGACCCAGCAATGGCAAGGGTTTGCACGTTTTTCTTAGATTTCCCCTCATCATATATTTGTAAAGATATGGGACAAAGGGCGTAACTAAGCACATCCGACAAGGGTTCTGAGCTACCTCAAAGAACTGATATGTAACGAGTAAAAGGCCATAAACTCAACATCACTTTTTCTTTAATAAAAATGAAAATCGCTGGGTAGTCGCTCAGAAAGTGACGTACCCAACGATTTATTTTAGATAACACCGTATAAACAGAAGTATTCAACTTGATGATGTGATTACGTAGCATCAACAACCTATAACCATTCATTTGTATAGGCAGCTTCTTCTTCGGTCAAATCCACAAGCGGTAAACGAACACCGCCTACCTCAATCCCTTTTCTGTTCAATGCAGCTTTAATTGGTGTCGGATTTGGGTATTTAAATGCTCCTTCAAAAATAGGAACTAGCTTACGATGAAGAGCCGCTGCTCTAGAAGCATCTCCATTATAGAATGCATCCACCATCTCTTTCATCTCAAGTCCAATCACATGGCTTGTTACACTTACTACACCAACGCCACCGATAGAAAGCACCGGTACAGTCAATCCATCATCACCACTGTATAGCTCAAAACCTTGAGGTGCATGCTCTATGATCTGTGCCATCTGCGTAAGGTTACCAGATGCTTCTTTGATGCACACAACATTCGGTAGCTCTGCAAGGCGCAATGTTGTCTCTGCCGTCATGTTAACACCTGTTCGTCCAGGTACATTGTACAACATGATTGGCAACTCTACCGCTTCACTAATCACCTTGAAATGTTGGTATAACCCCTCTTGTGATGTGCGACTATAATAAGGCGCTACCAGCATTATAGCATCTACACCCGTTTTTGCCGCTTCTTTAGTAAAGGTAATGCTTGCTTCTGTATCATTACAACCTGTGCCAGCAATTACTTTAACCCTACCTTTGGCTTTTTTTACGCTAAAAGAAAATAAATCCAGCTTCTCCTGTTTAGAGAGTGTTGGTGATTCTCCAGTTGTACCACTTACCACTAGTGCATCTGAGCCTGTGGCAATTAGGTAGTCAATTAGTTTTTCTGTACGATCCCAATCAATCTGCCCCTCATCATTAAAAGGTGTTACCATCGCAGTCACAATACGTCCAAAAATGGCCACGTTTCATCTCTCCTCTATCTTCCACTTTCCTTTTAGGCTCTATATCTTTTTTTCTATTTATAGGCGGGCATTAGACAAGTCAAACTGCTGGTGCAATGCGCGCACAGCTCTAACCATATCCTCGTCATTTACTAGCACCCAAATAGTGGTATGTGAGTCTGCAGATTGTAGAATCTGTATTTCCTCATTAGTAAGTGCTTCTACAATATGAGCCATGACACCAGGCACTCCTGCAATACCAGCACCAATAACTGATACCTTTGCGCAGTGAGCCATCAGTTGAGGATCATATCCCATGTCAGCTAAGATAGAAGCCGCTTTTTCAGCCATGTGGTCGTGTACCGTATAGGCTACGCCTAGAGGATTTACATTAATAAAATCGACACTAATATTATTTTGAGCCATCGCTTTAAAGACCTGAAGCTGTGTATCATATTGTCCTTCTTTAGAGAACACCTTGATCTGTGTAATATTGGGAACATGGGCAATTCCCACTACGAGTCGGTCACTAAATGATTCATTAAAACGACCTAACTCATGCAGACTGGTAACTAGTGTTCCTGGATCATCTGAGAACGTGGAACGTACTCGAATTGGAATATTTGTTTGCATAGCAATTTCCACAGCGCGTGGGTGAATAACCTTAGCCCCCAAGTGCGCCATGTTACAAATCTCTGTGTACGTAACGGTATGAAGTGATTTTGCCTCATCTACAATCCGTGGATCGGCCGTCATAATGCCATTTACATCTGTAAAGATATCAACCATTTCAGCTTGTAGGGCAACACCAAGGGCTGTTGCTGTCGTATCGCTACCTCCACGGCCCAAAGTCGTTACCTGCCAATCTTCCGTACGGCCTTGGAACCCCGGAACAATAACAACACGCCCACGCTCAAGCTCTTGTTGAATACGATCAGGTTCAATTGTTAGAATTTGGGCATTACTAAAATCGTCAGTCGTAATGATATTAGCTTGCCCACCCGTTAAAATAGTAGACTCGATGCCTCGCTCATTTAGCATACTGGACATGACGCAAGCGGAAATAATCTCTCCTGTGTGCAATAACAGGTCGTTTTCGCGCGCCCGTAGGCTGTCCCCATTTTGACGGATCAATTGTAATAGCGTGTCAGTGGCGTAAGGATCACCCTTACGCCCCATCGCTGACACTACTATTACCAAGGAAAAGCCTTCCGCCAGTGCTTTTTCAATGTGGCCAATTGCCCGATTACGATGATCCTCCGTTGTTAAGGATGAACCGCCGAACTTTTGGACAAGTATTTTCATGATACCTCTCTCCTAGCTGTTGGCCTTGATAAGCTCCTCGGCAATTTGTACGGTGTTCCAAGCAGCACCCTTTAATAGATTGTCAGATACAACCCACATATGGATGCCTCGTGGATGCGTTAAATCTCGGCGAACACGACCGACAAAAACTTCAAGCTTATCCGCAGAATCGGTAGCCAATGGATATTTTTGTTCTTCAGGGGAATCGACAAGCACAATACCAGGTGCATGTGCTAGTAAAGATTTCACTTCTTCCAGTTCATAGTCATTTTTAAACTCGACATAAACGGACTCACTGTGACCTTTTACTACCGGAATACGCACGCAAGTAGCCGCAATTAAAACTTGATCGTCACCCAATATTTTCTTTGTTTCGTTAATCATCTTCATCTCTTCATACGTAAATCCATTGTCTGTGAAAACATCAATTTGCGGAATCGCATTAAAGGCAATCTGATGATGAACAGGAAGTTTGGATACCGGTAGTACTTTAGCTTCCGGCTCTTTTCCATCTAGAATGTCCCTGGTTTGAGTCAACAGCTCATTAATCGCTTGAGCACCCGCACCAGATACGGCTTGATAAGTAGAAACAATAATTCGATCTATTCCATAACGGTCATAAAGAGGCTTCAATGCTGCAACCATCTGAATGGTAGAGCAATTAGGATTTGCAATGATTCCATTGTGCTTACGTGCCGCATCCATGTTCACTTCAGGCACAACCAATGGGACTTCTGGATCCATTCGATAAGCGCTGGTATTATCAATGACAACTGCTCCGTGACGTACAGCGTGTGGAGCCAATTCCTTACTTATTGCTCCGCCTGCACTAAAAAGCGCAAAATGTACACCGACAAAGCTTTCAGGTGTTGCTTCTTCAATTGTCACTTCTTGACCTTTAAACAGCACCTTTTGACCAGCCGATCTTTTTGAAGCTAGTAACTTTAATTGATCGATTGGAAAATTTCTTTTCTCCAAAAGTTGAATCATTTGCTGTCCTACTGCTCCTGTCGCTCCCACGACTGCGACATTTACCTTCAGTTGGTTCCCCATCTTTTTCTCCTCCTAAGAGCCTGTTAGCTGCATCAATAATGGAATCTTTCTATAAGCAAAGGCTGCAACTGACGATGTTGTAAAGCTAGCTCACACGTTTCTTTAATGAGATCCATTCGTGCTACCAGCGAGTTTGGTTTTTTGTCAGGTGCATCCTGCCCAAACGGAACAAAATAAATATTTTTGGTGGCTAGAAGTTTAGCAATATTTGCTGCATTTAAACCAAGTCCATCGTTGGTTGAAATCGCCAAGACGACTGGGTGTAAGTTACGTAATGTTGCTTTTGCAGCCATTAAAACAGGGCTGTCTGTGAGTGCATTCGCCAATCGGCTCGTGGTGTTACCTGTGCATGGAGCAATCACCATAACGTCAAACAGCTTGGAAGGTCCAAGCGGTTCTGCATCAGGAACGGTGGTGATAATCTCTTCGCCTGTGATCTGTTTTAATTGGTTCTGCCAATGGTTAGTCGTTCCAAACCGAGTATCAGTTGTCATAACGGTATGGCTCGCTACGGGTACAACACGTGCTCCCGCATCTACTAAACTCTGAATTTGCGGCATGGTTTCTTCCAATGTGCAATGGGAACCCGTTAACCCAAATCCGACCGTTTTCCCTTTCAGATCGCTCATGATGATCCCTCCTGGTTGTCAATTTGCTCCGATAGTAGTCGTGCTAATGTATTGGCTATAATTTGCCCGGCTGTTTTCGGTGCAACAATTCCAGGAAGGCTTGGGGCAAGGATCGCTTTAATTCCGCGGCGTTCTGCATAACGAAAATCGGTTCCACCCGGCTTAGAAGCAATATCTAGGATAAAAGCAGTCTGCGGCATCAGTGCTATGATGTCCGATGTAATAATCAAATGCGGGATGGTGTTAAAAATAATGTCCACTTTTGATACATACAACTTAAAATCATCGAGATCAAAGGCATCTATGCCCATCTCATTACTACGTGCTATGTGCTCCGGACGTTTTGCCCCCACTTTAACATGTGCTCCCAACGCATGCAAAGCTCTAGCTAATGACATTCCTACTCGACCTAATCCGAGAACAATCACCTCAGAGCCGTGAATCGTAATATCAGTGTTTTGGATCGCTACCATCAATGCACCTTCCACAGTAGGAATGGAATTATAGATAGCCACATCGTCACGATTCAACAGCTCTTTTAGCGGAACGCTGTACGTTTTTAATAGTTCTCTCAGATAAGGCTTCGCCATCCCGGTATAGACGACGCATTTTTCTGGTAAAGCTTCGACATGCTCATCAGAGAGCTGTATGCTTTTTGTAGAAAAAATGCTTTCAATCATTCCTTTGTCATCCGTACCGACGATAGGTAGGATCAGGGCATCTACATCTTTTAACACATCGCATGTTAATGGTTTTTTCGTTGCTCCTGTAAAGCTACTCTCCAGATTATCAAATCCGATAAGAGTAACTGTGGCGTCCAGCTGAATGCACTTTTTGATGACTTCCAGTTGACGAGCATCACCGCCAACAAAAGCAACATGTTTTCCCGTTAGCATGCCGTGTTCCCCTTTCCAAACATTTTACGCAAGAAAACCTGGAAACGCAAAGAATTTTTCCAAGCCCTTTGGAAAATGTAAAATAGTTGACGGATCGTTGTTTTCGCTCACGTCGTGGTAGGTTTCGTGCACTTGGTTAATCTACCGTCATCCTATTCGAATACCCATCGTTTCGTTACTGGAGTTTACTGCTAGAATTAGTTTTATGTAGGTTGCAACTGTACAATAATCATATCAGGACCGATTTGTACTATAGACTTCCAAGGAATGATGACGTCAGCCTTTTTCTTTCCTATTCCAAATAAGGTGCTATTTGAAACAACAATAGCAGTAATATCTCCATTTATTGGATTAATTTCCATATCGGACTGGGCTACTACCCCACGTTTTTCACCAAAATCAACATCAATGATCTCTTTTCCACTGAACTCGCTTAATCGCATCTTGCTTCCCCCTTTGTTTGTCCACTCACAGCAGATATACGAAAATGTTGACCGGTTTATACATCCAAAAAGTAGAAAAAGACAACTTTCTAACTACTATTTGGAAATAAAAGCGAAAAGAGACTTCTACCTAAGTCCTTGTACAACGACTTAGGAGAAGCCTCTCATTATTTCACTTATTTACCAGTAGATCCAAATCCACCTGCGCCACGCTCTGTCTTCTCCAACTCGTCCACGATCGCTAAACGTGCTTGAGTCACAGGCATAAAGAGTAATTGGGCAACACGGTCGCCTTTTCTAACAACAAAGGGCTCAGTTGTATCCAAATTCTGCAACAGCACTTGAATTTCACCAGTATAATCACTATCAATAACACCGACGGCATTCGTCAACGATATCCCGTATTTAAAAGCGTTTCCGCTACGTGGGAAGACCAAACCTACCATACTCGCATCGGGCATTTGCAAAGCGATCCCTGTAGGAACCTTGGCACGTTCACCCGGAGCAATCGTAATTTCCTGTTCAATGCACGCTGCTAGATCGAGTCCAGCAGAACCTTCCGTTGCGTAGTGCGGTAAAGGGATATCTGTCCCGATCATCGGAGACATTTTCTTGATGTTTACAAACACAAAAGACACCTCATTTTTAAGTTAAGAATACATTTGCATCAACGTTTTCTGGGAATGCTTCCAAAGGACTAACAATCGCCATTGCCATTTTAGAGTGGAACAATTCTTTAGCCACTGCTAAAACAGATTCCTGACTTACACGCTCTACCTTAGCAATTATTTCGTCTAGTGTAAGATGTCTGCCATGTAACAATTCGTTTTTACCTAAACGATTCATGCGGCTACTGGTGCTCTCTAAGCTTAGCATCAAGCTACCTTTAAGCTGTTCTTTTCCTTTGTTTAATTCTTTTTGTGTAATTCCATTTGTACGAACATCATGTAAAACGTTAGAAACGATGTCAAACACTTTTCCTACATGTTCTGGGGCCGTTCCCGTATAAATATTAAACGTACCAGCTTCCTTATAAGAGGAATGATAAGAATAAACGGAATAAGCTAGACCGCGTTCTTCACGAATCTCTTGGAACAAACGAGAACTCATGCTACCGCCCAAAATATTATTTAAAATAATCAAGGAATAAACATCATCATGACCAACAGCATAACCAGGTATAGACAGACAAAGATGAGCCTGCTCGGTCTGCTTTTGATGCACGATGCTTTGACCTGTGAATGTTGGCGTAGTGATATCCATCTTACTGCCTGTGCGCTGGTACGTAGAAAATAATGATTTAACTAACGTAATTAACTCGTCATCATAATTACCTGCCACGGTAATAACTGTGTTCTCAGGTAGGTAACGCTGATCAATATATGTCAATAAATCATCACGTTTCATGCCCTTTAGCACGTCTTCTTTTCCCAGAATGGTATAACCAAGCGAATGGTCTGCATAGGAGGCACGCGCTATCAGATCATGCACCAAATCATCTGGTGTATCTTCATACATGCTGATTTCTTCTAGCACTACGTTCTTTTCTTTCTCCAGTTCTTCTGCGTCAAACACGGAGTTAAAATACATATCGGATAAAATATTGAGAGCAAGCGGTGCGTGTTGATCAAGCACACGCGCATAATAGCAAGTATATTCTTTGGATGTGAAGGCATTTACGTTCCCACCAATTTCATCAAACGCTTCCGCAATCTCTTTTGCACTGCGATTCGTGGTGCCTTTAAAAAACATGTGCTCCAAAAAATGAGAAATTCCGTTATTTTGCTCATTTTCGTACTTGGAACCAGTTCCTACCCAAATGCCTAAAGCAACAGATCGAACACTCGCTATCTTTTCCGTAACAATCCGGACACCATTTGCACACGTATATGTTTGAATCAAATCTGATCCCCCTCTATCAATCTGCTATCTCTGGCTTATGCCACACAGGGAAGCGATCATAAAGTCGCTTCCCTGTTGTACATGTTACTAATAAGCTATCAGCTTTCAATAGAAAATAACATGTCTTACTATAGCAAAAAATAGCGTCCGGTACAATATTCCACAGGATTCTACGGTAAGCGACGGCTAGAAATTACCTCTGAAACTGTCGTTGGGCTTAGCCCTTTTTTCTCAGCCAGTGTCAACATTTGTTCCAATCCTTGAGCGGAAGAAGCAGTTGGATGCATCAATATGAGTACACCTCTATCCAGCTTCTTGCGAATGCGTTCCACCATTGTTCCAACCGGGGGGTTTTTCCAATCTACAGTATCTGCTGTCCAAAGAATCGTCTTCATCTGATAATCCTGATGAGCAATCTCAACGACACGTTGGTTAAAAGAACCGGACGGCGGTGCAAATAAATTAGGTTTAATGCCGATTGTCTGTGTAATGATGTCTTGAGTTTTGCTAATCTCTTGGCGAATACGCGCTTCACCCAACTTGCTCATATCTGGATGAGAATACGCATGATTACCTATTTCATGACCTCTGTCATAGATTTTCTTTGCTAGATCAGGATTTCGTTTGACCCAAGATCCATCTAGGAAAAAAGTTGTTTTTACTTTATGCCTATCCAATGTATCAAGAATTTTATCGAGATATTCGTTACCCCACGCTACGTTAACCATGAAGCTGACCGCTTCTTTTTTGGGGTTACCCCGATAAATGGGGTGGGCTCCAAGCTGTTCTACCTGTACTTTTGGCATCTGTTCTTTAAAAACAATCGTGCTCTCATCCTGCTTGCCAGTTTTCTTCATTTGGGCAATTGTTGCGTTAATATCGATCACACGTCCGTTATATCCGGGAATTGCTTTCCAAACAGGATCAAGGTATGCATCCTGTGGTGCTTCTTCTCGCTCTTTTTGCCACTGCTCTATCTTTTCTCTAAATGGTTCCTCAATCGCTACCTTACCTTGTACTGGAGTTACGCCCACTTTTAATTGCGTCACATATGTACTAACTGGGGAAGAGGTTACTAATGCGAACAGTAACGCCCCACAAGCAGTAGCTACCATCATGTATTTTCTTGCTTTTTCGGGTTGTTTTTTCACGTTTTCATCACCTTTGCTTTTATCTATCGAGTTCCTATCCCTTATTCTCTATCCTCTTTGTCCAATCTATGTAGGGAAAGTTCTCGATAGAAGCAAAAAAAGCTTGCACCCACATGGTTTCCCATGATCGGCAAAGCTTTTTGGCTTATCTATTATTCAGTTGCTGGTGGTGCAGCTTGTGCTTGTTCTTTCAAAACGGCTTTACGAGAAATATTAACGCGGCCTTGGTCGTCAATCTCAGTTACTTTCACTAAGATTTTATCGCCAACAGCTACTACGTCTTCTGTTTTCGCTACGCGTTCTTCAGCCAATTGAGAAATGTGGCAAAGTCCTTCTTTACCCGCAAACAACTCAATGAAAGCCCCGTATTTTTCAACACGCTTAACAGTACCCAAGTAGGTTTGACCCACTTCTACTTCGCGCACCAAGTCTTCGATGATTTGTTTTGCACGTAGGTTCGCTTCCGCATTTGTGGATGCGATAAAGATACGGCCATCTTGCTCGATATCAATTTTAACGCCTGTTTCTTCAATGATCTTATTGATGATACGACCTTGTGGCCCGATAACATCACGAATTTTATCTGGGTTAATCGACATTGTCATGATTTTCGGTGCGTAAGGAGACAAGTGATCACGAGGACCATTGATCGTAGCCAGCATGCTTTCAAGAATATGCATTCTGCCTTCCTTCGCTTGCGTCAATGCTTGCTCTAGGATTTCACGGTTGATACCCTCAATCTTGATATCCATTTGAAGAGCTGTAACACCTTCAGCCGTACCTGCTACTTTAAAGTCCATATCACCCAAATGATCTTCCATACCTTGGATGTCTGTTAAGATGGAGAATTGTTCCCCGTTTGTATCCATAATCAAGCCCATTGCAATACCTGCAACCGGTGCTTTAATCGGTACCCCTGCATCCATCAAAGCAAGTACGCTACCGCAGATGGAAGCTTGAGAGGTAGAACCATTGGATTCAATCACTTCAGATACTAGACGAATCGTGTATGGGAATTCTACTTCATTAGGAATGATTGGCTCAATCGCTCTTTCACCTAATGCACCGTGACCGATTTCACGACGACCTGGAGGACGAAGTGGACGTGCTTCACCTACGCTGTATGGAGGGAAATTGTAATGGTGCATGAAGCGTTTTGTTTCTTCAAGACCAAGTCCGTCCAAGATTTGTACATCGCCAAGTGCTCCTAAAGTACAAACGCTAAGCGCTTGTGTTTGACCCCGTGTAAATAAACCAGAGCCATGCGTTCTAGGCAAAATGCCAACTTCGCTGGACAACGGACGAATTTCAGTTAGTCCACGACCATCTGGACGTACTTTTTCATGCGTAATCAAACGGCGTACTTCTTCTTTAACCATGTTGTATAAAATTTCGCTAATCTCGCCTGCTCCTTCTGGATACACTTCAGCGAAATGTGCTTGTGTTTGAGCCTTGACAGTATCAATCGCTTCTGCACGAGCATGCTTCTCTTCTACACGAACGGCTTCACGTAAGCTGGCATCAGCAAAAGCGCGAACAGCTTGATCAATTTCTTCGTCCACATTGTGCAATTTTACTTCCATCTTTTGCTTGCCGATCTCAGCTACGATTTCATTTTGGAAAGCAACGATTTTTTTGATGCAATCGTGACCAAACATGATCGCTTCTAACATGATTTCTTCTGGTACTTCTTTCGCACCAGCTTCCACCATGTTAATAGCGTCCATCGTACCTGCTACTACTAGATGAATGTCACTCTTCTCTTGCTCAGCAATCGTAGGGTTGATAATCAATTTACCATCTACACGACCTACAATAACACCTGCAATTGGCCCATTAAATGGAATTTCAGATGTGCTTAATGCAGCAGAAGTACCAATCATCGCAGCGATTTCTGTTGAGCAATCCTGATCAACGGAAAGAACAGTATTTACTACTTGTACATCATTACGGAAACCTTCCAAGAATAAAGGACGAATTGGACGGTCAATCAATCGGCTCGCCAAAATGGCTCTCTCACTTGGGCGACCCTCTCTCTTAATAAATCCACCTGGAATTTTACCTACTGCATATAAGCGTTCTTCGTAGTTTACCGTTAATGGAAAGAAATCCAAATCCTTTGGTTCTTTAGAAACGGTAACCGCAGATAGAATGGTGGTATCTCCGTAACGCACTAAGACCGAACCATGCGCCTGTTTTGCAACTTTTCCAAACTCAAGCGTCAGTTTTCGGCCTGCTAAATCAAAGTCGAAAGTACGATATTGTTGCTCCATTCTTTTAGCAGTCCTCCTTAAATAGACCATTGTCTAACATGATTCTTTTCTATCTCTATGTATTATTTCCTGCTGTGGCAGAAATAAAATAGATATGATAATAGAAAAAGCGGGAATTCACCCGCTTTTTCAGACGTGCCGATTAACGGCGAAGACCAAGTTTGTCAACCAATGTACGATAACGAGCAACGTCGTTGTCTTTTAGGTAGCCTAAAAGGTTACGGCGTTGACCTACCATTTTCAATAGACCACGACGGCTGTGGTGATCTTTCTTGTGTGTGCGTAGGTGTCCGTTAAGATTGTTGATGTTTTCCGTAAGAATCGCGATTTGAACCTCAGGAGATCCAGTATCGTTATCATGTGTACGGAATTCGTTGATCAATTGAGTTTTACGCTCTTGAGTAAGTGCCATTCGTACTCACCTCCATTAAATTTCCCATTAGCTGAGCATGCCGTCGGTGAGAATCGGACAGCCAAGCTAGAGGGTCGTTCTGCTTAGAACAGTACAGATTATAGCATACTTTTTTTCAAAAAGTAAAGGGAATCATTCACTGAGCTAGTGAATCACACCAACTTAGTAAATTTTTCTTTAGCAAAGTTCACATCTTGCTGGATTTGTGCGACAAGAGCTTCCACGCCAGAGAATTTAATTTCATCTCGAATCATGAAGAGTAGCTCTACTTCTACATTTTTCCCATAAATCTCCTCTTTAAAACCCATAATATGAACTTCCAGCGATTTTTCTCGTTTTTCCAACTCAAAAGTCGGTTTAATTCCGATATTCATTACGCCATCATACGTTTGACCGTCTACGGTAATCCGAACGCCATATACACCATTTTTCCCAATTAAATAAGGCTCGTCCACACCGACATTGGCAGTAGGAAATCCAATGGTTCGCCCACGCTTATCTCCGTGAATAACCGTTCCCTTTACTTTATAAGGACGCCCTAGAAGATGACGCACTTGCTCCACTTCTCCTTGATGCAAATATTCCCGAATAATGGTGCTACTTACCTTTTCACCTAAACGATTCACAGGCCCAATGACGTCTACCGAATATCGATCTTTGCTTAATTCTAATAACGTCTGTGTTGTACCCATGCCTCGATAAGCAAACGTATTGTCAAAGCCTACCACAATATGCTTTACCTGAAGAGGCAGAATTACTTCTTCCACGAAATCTTCAGGATAGATAGAGGAGAAGCCAATGTCAAATTGCATGACGAAGACAATGTCTACTCCCATTTTTTCAAATTGCTCCAGCTTATCATCCAACGGGGTGATGTATTGAGAATAACCACTTCTCCCTAGCACTTCACGCGGATGTGGATCAAAGGTCAAGACACCACTTTTCAGTCCGTGAGTTTGGGCATAATCAATCGCTCGCTGGATGACGCGACGATGCCCAATGTGAACACCATCGAAGTATCCCATGGCGACCGCGCATGGTTGTAATTTGATCTCAGATGAAAGCGGATAGGATAGTCGTATTATGTTCAAAGTCCCCACCTCATGTGCGAAAAACTTTTTCTGGTTTGGCATATAGACCGCGTTGGCTCTTATATACCTTGTGAATACCAAGTAACTGGTCATTACTATACAAACAAATGAGCTTTCCTTCCTCAACTTGACAACCTGGCAAACCTGTTTCCAAACCATTTAGTACAGCCTTAGCTCTATCTGCCGCAATTTCATAGCGAGGCAAATAAGATAAAGCTTCTCCAATCGGAATAACAAGTTGCTCAATGCTCTTCGTAGTCTGCTCCTTGTTCATTCTTGCTTCCAATTCTTCAAACGTTACAGCCTGTTCCATCGTAAATGGTCCGCTTTTGACACGAATTAACTTAGCCATATGCGCAGGATACCCCAGTTTCTCTCCGAGGTCAACACATAAGGTGCGCATATACGTCCCTTTGGAGCAAAGACAATAAAACGAGACATCTACGTACTCTTCGGTAGATTCTATCTCATGTAGTTGTAATTCATAAAGAGTAACCTCGCGAGCCTTTCGCTCAATGGTAATACCTTCACGAGCTAAATCGTATAATCGTTGTCCATTTACCTTAATGGCAGAATACATCGGAGGGACTTGCTCTATTGTTCCAAGCATTTCTTCCAATGCAGCTTCCACGCGTTCTCT
It includes:
- a CDS encoding bifunctional riboflavin kinase/FAD synthetase, which translates into the protein MNIIRLSYPLSSEIKLQPCAVAMGYFDGVHIGHRRVIQRAIDYAQTHGLKSGVLTFDPHPREVLGRSGYSQYITPLDDKLEQFEKMGVDIVFVMQFDIGFSSIYPEDFVEEVILPLQVKHIVVGFDNTFAYRGMGTTQTLLELSKDRYSVDVIGPVNRLGEKVSSTIIREYLHQGEVEQVRHLLGRPYKVKGTVIHGDKRGRTIGFPTANVGVDEPYLIGKNGVYGVRITVDGQTYDGVMNIGIKPTFELEKREKSLEVHIMGFKEEIYGKNVEVELLFMIRDEIKFSGVEALVAQIQQDVNFAKEKFTKLV
- a CDS encoding 30S ribosomal protein S15 yields the protein MALTQERKTQLINEFRTHDNDTGSPEVQIAILTENINNLNGHLRTHKKDHHSRRGLLKMVGQRRNLLGYLKDNDVARYRTLVDKLGLRR
- a CDS encoding polyribonucleotide nucleotidyltransferase, coding for MEQQYRTFDFDLAGRKLTLEFGKVAKQAHGSVLVRYGDTTILSAVTVSKEPKDLDFFPLTVNYEERLYAVGKIPGGFIKREGRPSERAILASRLIDRPIRPLFLEGFRNDVQVVNTVLSVDQDCSTEIAAMIGTSAALSTSEIPFNGPIAGVIVGRVDGKLIINPTIAEQEKSDIHLVVAGTMDAINMVEAGAKEVPEEIMLEAIMFGHDCIKKIVAFQNEIVAEIGKQKMEVKLHNVDEEIDQAVRAFADASLREAVRVEEKHARAEAIDTVKAQTQAHFAEVYPEGAGEISEILYNMVKEEVRRLITHEKVRPDGRGLTEIRPLSSEVGILPRTHGSGLFTRGQTQALSVCTLGALGDVQILDGLGLEETKRFMHHYNFPPYSVGEARPLRPPGRREIGHGALGERAIEPIIPNEVEFPYTIRLVSEVIESNGSTSQASICGSVLALMDAGVPIKAPVAGIAMGLIMDTNGEQFSILTDIQGMEDHLGDMDFKVAGTAEGVTALQMDIKIEGINREILEQALTQAKEGRMHILESMLATINGPRDHLSPYAPKIMTMSINPDKIRDVIGPQGRIINKIIEETGVKIDIEQDGRIFIASTNAEANLRAKQIIEDLVREVEVGQTYLGTVKRVEKYGAFIELFAGKEGLCHISQLAEERVAKTEDVVAVGDKILVKVTEIDDQGRVNISRKAVLKEQAQAAPPATE
- the truB gene encoding tRNA pseudouridine(55) synthase TruB, with product MSEQHGVLVLHKPAGMTSHDCVARIRRIFQTKKVGHTGTLDPDVTGVLPICINHATRIVEYLQELPKAYEVIMRIGSTTTTEDASGDVLETAKVDATTITRERVEAALEEMLGTIEQVPPMYSAIKVNGQRLYDLAREGITIERKAREVTLYELQLHEIESTEEYVDVSFYCLCSKGTYMRTLCVDLGEKLGYPAHMAKLIRVKSGPFTMEQAVTFEELEARMNKEQTTKSIEQLVIPIGEALSYLPRYEIAADRAKAVLNGLETGLPGCQVEEGKLICLYSNDQLLGIHKVYKSQRGLYAKPEKVFRT